ACGAATTAAAATATGCGATCCGACAAGCATTCGCTCGTGAATTAACGCCGTTCCATGACTTACAGTGGTGAAGAGGGGCCTATTCCGGGCAGTTAGTCTCGCTGCTCGGTGAATAACAGATGTGCGGAGTATAGAGACGATACTCATCCATTAACTTTTGTTCTTCCCACGTTGCCAAGTCTACTCATTCATGGTTGGTTCGCGTGTTTCAATGAGACGTATGTATTTTACCAGGTACATGAATTGAGTATGACTCCCTGAGAgatcatttggacgcatttctgtcaaacgaaacgaTGTGCGtcatgacttgagccctgttacgcatatattcttatgggtctcagagctcatttcttaatgcacatagttccgtttgacagaaatacgtctatgTGAATGggcgtatgcgaaaacgtcctgATGTCCaatacagtgtttcagaatttgagtggacgatttcgttgtaacttaaagacacaagatggtttaagACGTTACGAATgaagaacaattttataaataatcccctaagtatatggtttcaggacattccgtcaacgatttttttgtccgcgcacctgttttgtccagtagtttacgtccaagCGGAAAATAAGAGGTTTGTTGGAAGAAActattcaaaaatgaatgaaaatggaagaaaaaccaagaagcacgcaatcatCAGTTTTAACCCATATGACtatgtacatcgatcttttagagtcaaatacgttcaattttgaccGTTTGCGAACCAtcgaaatatttacaaaacacattttatattttcctcaaatacaatttttttttcatcaatttaaatgaggaaaatccatgcagagtgtgcaaaaatttcaaaatcatgaactgaaaaacaccgactccgcgattttaaatattatgagtcataacacagagcggagcggcgtgctaccggcgcgaagcgcgcacttacgcctacaaacccaaggtGATACtatacgcattgcgcaatgcttgaagtatccccttaggtttgtaggcgccattgcgcgtTGGGAGTTGGCcagccgcccgccgcgccgcagcgtgccacggcgcttcaagcaactatttcacatcagaggtgttgcacagtatcaaacgaaatttaaggcgctccaacattttaagaatgataggcatcctttaagagtatggagctttcctcggaaaataaattCAGGTAATTACGGCACGAACTCCCCTGccaaaaaaacgcgtggacataaACTACAAGAAGAACCAGGtatgcggacaaaaaatcgttgtcgaaaTGTCCCTCAACCAAGTAAATTTaaacgtttacaaaagagatcgaTCGCATTCATCAGTGTCGTGGGGCAAAAGAAACCACTGCAATTATGAAAACCCGTATTGGACAACGGACATTTCCGCATGAGTCGATTCATGTAAGCATCGTCCTGAGCCGTTGGAGGGACGCAAACTCGGAACACATGATTCAACGAGCTGGAGTTATACTCTTTTCTTACGgttttttacgcatttttgtaaaaatagattAAATACGCGAAGAAAAATAGGTTTTGGTGTGGCACTGTCACTGTGGAGTTGAAGTAGAGCTCTAAGATGTTCCTCAATACTTTCAGAGCTAGTAACACTAGTATCGCTGGTGGGTGAACAATTTGGTCCGTGCAAACGTTGCTGTGCCTCAAATACATATGTAGCCAGGAAAAACCTAGGGAGAGAAGGGGTAGagggtattttttaaatttctggaaCAACTCAAAGCCTGATGATCCACCACCGCTTTATCGCCTCTTCATATTGAATTTCTGGGTGGATCCCAGACCAGAACTCGAGTTTTTAGTgtcgaatgagaatttcactgaaacTAACAAACCTGAGGATAGAAGTCAAAGAagctttaacatttttattagaTCAACGCAGAGCTAGTACTCCGTCGTCTCTTCTCACCTCAGAAACATCCCATGAGTTGCATGTTCCACTCGGAATGCGTATCTGTCAGTTCGAATGGCATGCAATTGCAATTCGCGAATATGCGCACAAAAGGATGCCCACTTTTCGCAATGCATCGGagagcatgtttttttttatccaccGTTTCTCGAACGGTTTAATGCATCACGGTGCATGCAACATATCAGCGGGAGTTTTTCTCTATCTTTTTTCTGACGTTTCGCATCAAACCGCGAAAAGCGCTCCACCAACGCATATGGCGAGCCAGTCTGTGAAGTCTTACCGTAGAAACCAGCTAAAAATGAGTGTCGAGAAGTGTTCTGATAGTGCTTGTGACTTACTTAATCAGGTTAGTTCGATCGAAGTGCCGAGttttaaatttgtcaattttattACCCTTCTTTTGTCAAAGCCGTTTGagatttttctgttgttttgaaaagagctggaaatgaaaaATCAGACCCCGTAGATCATAATAATGCATTACGCTCAAGACATTTATCAATAAAGCAATGTGGGAAAAGTAAGTGAAATGACGCCGGCATTGCACTGTAGTGTGCGCTGTAAGTTAAGTTGACACGCCAAGAATTGAAGGGGAACTTGCCGCATTCGCGcttgaactttcgaaaaattttaacgaGCATCGACAACTTCGATTTCGaatttaataaattaattttcagaaaCAGCACCTCAGGACAAGGaggcaaatttttaaaacagcaATTTTGCTCGAGCAGCGACGAAAAATGAGGACTTGAGTTTTGTGGGgggaaattctctgaaaatacgAAGAGAAAAGCAAGAGAGTGGTTTGGTTCATGACGTTGAAAGAATAATTTATCCAATgaaaaatacttcattttttaccaAGATTTGAAATGAAGTTGTCCATGAgacaagtttttaaaagttttttgaggCTTGGAAACGTGTTTCTCGGTCGATATTACACAGAATGGGCTTAACATCACGCAACAGCCCGACCAGTTAAcatctatttttaaaatctaacatCTACGCTAATTTACTGTTGTTGGACAGTTAGGACAGGTggaggaaatggaaaaaaaaactaacttaaCAAGTATGCATACACATTGATCCTAcagattattattattttttttttaatttttttttttttttttttatattgataGAATCCCTTTTCTTGACAATAGCTGATACCTACTCAGGTTTCATAGTTTTTTAGTGTAGTCTCCTATCGAGTTACACCGAAAAAGAAAGAAtgctgatttaaaattttggataaaaaaaagtgtgcgacaagaataatttttctagtttcactaagctccttcaaatttcctccaaatttttcttgtgcagttttgttgttaggcaaaatgtttctacggatctgggtgtttccttggaaattttaaaatcaccgttacatgcaccaaaaaaaaaaaaaaaaaactcacaaaacgctgcaTGAACCGCTAAAGCAGTTAACTTAGCAttttcaagatgtaaaactaactgatgTGGCAGTTAATTCAGCGTCTTGTGAGTTATAACACCCTTTTCAACAACCAGAATGTTAGATCaacatcctttttttcggtgatagtCTTATGCTCGTTGTTTTCGAACACGAAACTAACCTGGTGACCTGATTTGTGTAGGACCAGGATATGGGAGCAGATGTTCGACATGATGTAAACGCTAACTTGGAGCCGAGAAAACGTGCGCCCGCCTCGAAGCCACCGTTCACCCTCGGCGATGTAAAGCGTGCCATCCCTCCTCACTGCTTCAAACGTTCCGTCCTGCGGTCCTTCTCCTACATCCTATACGATGTCACAGCCATTGCACTTCTCTATCATGTCACTTCGTATTACGCACTGCTACCTCTGCCCCTCAGGTACGTACTTCAATCACATTATTCGAAGTCACGAGAATGTTTCATTTTACACGATGAGTGATGTTAGTTGTAATTAGGGGACGACTTCGGCAGTATCCGGGTAGATATGCAGCCGTGAGTTTGGTTTAGTTGGTTGGCTCAACTTCGGCCCCCGATCTCCTTTGCCAACTCCTGATCAGagttatttttctaaattacaGCATAAACCAACATATGATAGTTTAACCACCTAGATGACTATTTGGCCGAAACCCACCCCATGTTGGGGTGGTAGTGCGAAATGGATGGAAGTCGAAATCCCCGACTTTGCTTTCCCACAGCCGGAAGAGAAAGGTGCTTAATCTGTCATATCTTCGAtaagattcgccactttttctcccggaagaactacaaaaaaaaagaaaaaaaggaagaaagaaagttgtaattagagtccctttaaactgagagtaaagacaatgcgaattaATTTCGCATTTTAaaccttcacagtgtcacaaacgggaataaagatcacattttcaccaatgcagaatttgcaaacaaaaattttattgcttcatctgagagtgcttcaTGAgatgagttcgcagtatttttcataattttcttgtgacatgggaaattgaagaaaaatagatttaaaagtgagaaagtgTGCCGCCGCAtgacatcatctggcggcattttctatttgaacacatgtattaCACTCTTCTTTCCTATAGTCACCATTAAAAACCCCTCGTCATTACAGGTACCTCATCTGGCCCCTGCACTGGTTCGTGCAGGGTTGCTTCATGGTGGGTCTATGGGTAGTTGCCCACGAGTGCGGTCACCACGCCTTCTCCGACTACGCAGCCCTCGACGACACCGTGGGCTTCGTCCTCCACTCCGCCTTGCTCGTACCCTACTTCTCATGGAAGTTCTCCCACGCGCGGCACCACTCCAACACAGCCTCCTTGGAGCGCGACGAAGTCTTCGTGCCGAAAAAAACGCCTCGACGTGACCTGGTGGGACCGAGTCACCGACAACCCTCCCGGTCGTATACTCCGATTGACCCTGACCCTACTCCTCGGCCTAACCATGTACCTGACCTTCAACTCAGCCGGACGCCCTTACGAGCGCTTCGCATCTCACTTCGATCCGGACAGCCCGATTTACTCGCGATCCAAACGCGTTTGGATATTCCTCTCGGATGTTGGTATCGCGGTGGTATGTTACGGATTGTACCATCTGGCACTATCGCGGGGGGTTGCATGGTTAGCGTGCTATTACTTCTGCCCTCTCGCGGTGACCAACGCGTTTGTTGTTACCGTGACCTTGTTGCAACATACTCACCCCTCACTACCACATTACTCGTCCGTTGAATGGGATTGGTTGCGCGGGGCCTTGTCGACGGTCGATAGAGATTATGGTGTCCTCAACCATATTTTCCACCATATCAATGACACGCATATTGCGCACCATTTGTTTTCGACTATGCCGCACTACCACGCCCAAGAGGCGACGGCGGCCATCAAACCTGTGTTGGGGGAATATTATCAGTTTGATGATACGCCGGTGTTGAAATCCCTGTACAGGGAGATGAAAGAGTGCGTGTTTGTGGAGCCtgaaggagaaaagaaaggagTCTACTGGTTCAATGGTGTGATGTGATTTGAGGGTATGGGGGACAATATTTTGGCCACGGTATTTTCTGACGAAAGCTCGTTTTCACGCCAAAATACTCATGCCAGAACTAAGCTTGTATCTAATTTACGTTAGTATCAGTAAACGATGGACCAGAGTTAAATGAATGAGTAGGCTCAAAATAAACATCACTCAACAACAACAGCCCATTTGTTTCCAATAATGTCGAAAATTCCAacagttttcagaaaaatccatttaaTATTTCACTCCATCGTATCATAGTATTCGGAAATTTTTCAATCACATTAAATGTAAAGTACTGACGGTCAGTTTAAAGTGACCTCATGATAACGGGATGATGATAGAAATTTTTCCGAACGGATTTTATTTATTGTCTAAAGTGACTCAAtacttcaaaatgaaaataatttggtGCTAATTTCTTGAGAAGTACTAAATACCTGAAAAACTAACTAAAATAGACGGGAACTTGACTTTTTCTGATGATCGCTGTAACACTGAtgggatttttttctccgaTCTTCGCGAGTAATATTTTGACGCATTCAGCTTATAAATATTCAAGAATTCAGTTGCAGCAAATTCTCGTTACTAAGATGTTTGCTTTTGATCGACAGAACAACTTACTCTTTTTGAACCACTCAGAATACAATCTTCAAGTTCATACTTTGTGAGGCTTAGAAGTATATCTAGGAATATTACTTGCCACCATTCCCACACTAACCGTTTGCTCTATACGGTTCGTAGAGAGCTGTGGTTGATACTTTGCCTTTGCATGATTCTTGTATCAATTTCACAATGACATTAATTTACCGAGTATTTTTAAATTGCATTATgacaattttaatatttttatttatttttcaattactaTGAAAGAATTGTGATACTAGATTTAAGAATCTCCCCTGAAAATGTTATCGTAATTAACAAGGAGGAACTAATTAATTCCAAATACGTTGTTGAAATGTTCCACTTTTATCTTCTATGCTCATGATAAACTaataaaaaaggttgaaaagcAAGTTGTGGAAAGCGTTAAGCGCAAGAGCGAAAGAAAATCGATGCAAGATTCAAAAAATGACATTGACTAATcatgaagaaattaaaactGAACTGATAAATGTTATGAAAACTTTATTACGGGATGGTTATTTGCTTatgaaatttacctcgattttttattttaatattcacTTACTTATAAACTCATTTTGTCGTCATCAACGCCTACTAACCATCATAGCACGTTAGGCTTTGTCGGTCAAGAGGACAGGCAAAATTATGAATACTGCTATTTTCCTCCCAATGTAGTGCTGATGAAAGTTAAAGAGAGAGCTTATGTGGTATGCAGCCATACCAATGTCCATTTTTTGAGCAAAATAATGGCTAgggtttgaaaaattcaagacttTCTTACTTAAATTCTCTGTGAATATGATAAAACTCTAGGCTCGGAAGCAATTAGGCATTCATTTTTAAtatgcatttcaaacttttttgaagaaaattgaagtaaaaaggCAACTGATTTTTAAGCGAACAGGACTGTGGCATATTGTTCAGATTACCTTTTTATCAAACTAATCAATCGCAACAATGAACAACAATTAGAGCAACATTAGAACTTGAAAATAGACTTTTATTTGTTACGctcatgttttcaagagtaatTCTCTCCAATTTGAAGAACTTTGCGTTgtggaaaatgtatttttgtgtTACGGAGATTAATTATGTAAATTTGTATATAACTAAATCGTAGTATATCCTGTCTATTGTTTACATTTAATTTTGTCTAattattaaagaaaacaaattaccAAAGAAAAACAATTGGGAAATAGTAAATGTGTGCTTAcaccaaaaaattataaaatcgaCTTTATGTAAAAACACCTTAAATATATTTGCACATGTTTTACCAATACATCACAAAGAAGAAAGAGTTTGTATGGTAATTTAAAAGGGCACAatagcagaaaaaaaatatcacttgTTGTGACAAGGATAAGTgcg
This window of the Bemisia tabaci chromosome 3, PGI_BMITA_v3 genome carries:
- the LOC109043488 gene encoding LOW QUALITY PROTEIN: uncharacterized protein (The sequence of the model RefSeq protein was modified relative to this genomic sequence to represent the inferred CDS: deleted 1 base in 1 codon): MHHGACNISAGVFLYLFSDVSHQTAKSAPPTHMASQSVKSYRRNQLKMSVEKCSDSACDLLNQDQDMGADVRHDVNANLEPRKRAPASKPPFTLGDVKRAIPPHCFKRSVLRSFSYILYDVTAIALLYHVTSYYALLPLPLRYLIWPLHWFVQGCFMVGLWVVAHECGHHAFSDYAALDDTVGFVLHSALLVPYFSWKFSHARHHSNTASLERDEVFVPKKRLDVTWWDRVTDNPPGRILRLTLTLLLGLTMYLTFNSAGRPYERFASHFDPDSPIYSRSKRVWIFLSDVGIAVVCYGLYHLALSRGVAWLACYYFCPLAVTNAFVVTVTLLQHTHPSLPHYSSVEWDWLRGALSTVDRDYGVLNHIFHHINDTHIAHHLFSTMPHYHAQEATAAIKPVLGEYYQFDDTPVLKSLYREMKECVFVEPEGEKKGVYWFNGVM